In one Brassica oleracea var. oleracea cultivar TO1000 chromosome C9, BOL, whole genome shotgun sequence genomic region, the following are encoded:
- the LOC106317568 gene encoding 21 kDa protein-like, which translates to MSQFLYSLTLVFVFLASANTEITADTSPSYSKNHKIFVKTACNSTTYPDKCYKSLSSYSSTIKSDPIKLCTTALKLNVNSAKEAASVISKLLKKSQKSAAGRKNKMLPEKLILRDCLEEMRDTIVELKQAITEMKTLRDGDSVPEHMTNVRTWVSAALTDEGTCTDGFEEIKVNKETKKKVTKVVEELATTTSNTLALIKNLSY; encoded by the coding sequence ATGTCGCAGTTTTTGTACTCTCTAACGCTCGTCTTCGTTTTCCTCGCATCAGCAAACACAGAAATAACAGCAGACACTTCACCATCCTACTCCAAAAACCACAAAATCTTCGTGAAGACGGCGTGTAATTCAACAACATACCCTGACAAATGCTACAAGTCCTTATCCTCCTACTCATCCACCATCAAATCCGATCCGATAAAGCTATGCACCACGGCGCTCAAGCTCAACGTGAATTCCGCAAAAGAAGCAGCTTCCGTCATCTCTAAGCTTCTCAAAAAGTCTCAGAAATCCGCAGCCGGACGAAAGAATAAAATGTTACCGGAGAAGCTTATCCTCAGGGACTGCCTCGAGGAGATGAGGGACACAATTGTTGAGCTGAAGCAAGCGATCACAGAGATGAAGACTCTACGAGATGGTGACTCTGTGCCTGAGCATATGACGAACGTCAGGACATGGGTGAGCGCGGCATTGACGGACGAAGGGACTTGTACGGACGGGTTCGAAGAGATAAAAGTGAATAAAGAAACTAAGAAGAAGGTAACGAAGGTTGTTGAGGAACTTGCAACGACGACTAGTAATACTTTGGCGCTTATTAAAAATCTAAGTTACTAG